A window of Balearica regulorum gibbericeps isolate bBalReg1 chromosome Z, bBalReg1.pri, whole genome shotgun sequence contains these coding sequences:
- the LOC142599388 gene encoding hydroxysteroid dehydrogenase-like protein 2 — protein MESAPAKPLSPVAETFRVIQGAMSEEYVRTTQGVFQFELSGDEGGTWYIDLKTKGGSAGSGKPPVTADVVMSMSSGDFVKMFTAFEAHKNEVTKQTVTVLLRVTGGKATGSLGDSSN, from the exons ATGGAGTCCGCTCCAGCCAAGCCACTGAGTCCTGTTGCAGAAACATTCAGAGTTATTCAGGGGGCGATGAGTGAAGAGTATGTGAGAACTACTCAGGGGGTCTTTCAGTTTGAGTTATCTG GTGATGAAGGAGGCACTTGGTATATTGACCTGAAAACCAAGGGCGGGAGCGCTGGTTCCGGAAAGCCTCCTGTGACAGCCGACGTGGTCATGAGCATGTCGAGCGGTGACTTTGTGAAGATGTTCACAG CTTTTGAGGCCCATAAAAATGAAGTGACTAAACAAACTGTGACTGTTCTACTGCGAGTAACTGGAGGGAAAGCTACAGGTTCTTTGGGTGACAGCTCCAACTGA